The following are encoded together in the Streptomyces sp. NBC_00358 genome:
- a CDS encoding SPFH domain-containing protein, protein MPMIVGVVAGAVVLALIFIVVVFKLMWRVAEPNEALIISGSKHRTEGLEEGMGFRIVTGRGTLVLPGVQAVRKISLDLNETELHVDCVTTQGIPLKVRGVVIFKVGDDFVSIANAGRRFLDQQKMMAERVHNVFAGHLRSIVGGLTVEDMIRDREKLTGQTRAACGTEMEKLGLIVDSLQIHEIEDPTGYIRNLAMPHAAAVQRDARIAQAEANRLATEAEQKAAARMSEATRDSEIQQAGYQAERDKAAATAQMAGPLAAAAAQQDVVIQETRVAELEAHRREQQLQADVRKPADARAYETRARAEAERDARISAAQAQARETELAAAAEATRVKTAANAEAEATQARGAAAAMATRATGEAEAAAAQAKGLAAAESTRAQGLAEAEAIQARAAALAENQEAVVAQQLAENWPEIVQAGASAFGNVDHMVLLNGADGMSDMFAKALTMGGTGLGLARQLLSTMNPEGNAAKNPAAELNGVVPPRTERVPVEKDER, encoded by the coding sequence ATGCCGATGATCGTCGGCGTCGTGGCGGGGGCGGTTGTCCTCGCACTGATCTTCATCGTTGTGGTCTTCAAGCTCATGTGGCGAGTCGCGGAGCCCAACGAAGCGCTGATCATCTCCGGTTCGAAGCATCGGACCGAGGGCCTCGAAGAGGGCATGGGCTTCCGTATCGTGACGGGGCGCGGCACGCTGGTTCTGCCGGGCGTCCAGGCGGTGCGGAAGATCTCGCTCGACCTCAACGAGACCGAGCTGCACGTGGACTGCGTGACCACCCAGGGCATTCCGCTGAAGGTGCGGGGCGTGGTCATCTTCAAGGTGGGCGACGACTTCGTGTCGATCGCCAACGCGGGGCGCCGTTTCCTCGACCAGCAGAAGATGATGGCGGAGCGGGTGCACAACGTGTTCGCCGGTCATCTGCGGTCCATCGTCGGCGGGTTGACCGTCGAGGACATGATCCGCGACCGGGAGAAGCTGACCGGCCAGACCCGTGCCGCGTGCGGTACGGAGATGGAGAAGCTCGGTCTGATCGTCGACTCGCTGCAGATCCACGAGATCGAGGACCCGACCGGCTACATCCGGAACCTGGCCATGCCGCACGCCGCCGCCGTCCAGCGTGACGCGCGTATCGCGCAGGCCGAGGCGAACCGGCTGGCCACCGAGGCCGAGCAGAAGGCCGCGGCACGGATGTCGGAGGCGACCCGGGACAGCGAGATCCAGCAGGCCGGTTACCAGGCGGAGCGGGACAAGGCGGCGGCGACGGCGCAGATGGCCGGCCCGCTCGCGGCCGCCGCGGCCCAGCAGGACGTCGTCATCCAGGAGACCCGGGTCGCCGAACTGGAGGCGCACCGCCGCGAGCAGCAGCTCCAGGCGGATGTCCGCAAGCCCGCTGACGCCAGGGCGTACGAGACCCGGGCGCGGGCCGAGGCCGAGCGTGACGCGCGGATCTCGGCGGCCCAGGCCCAGGCCAGGGAGACCGAGCTCGCCGCCGCGGCGGAGGCGACCCGCGTCAAGACGGCCGCCAACGCCGAGGCCGAGGCGACCCAGGCACGGGGTGCGGCCGCCGCCATGGCGACCCGCGCGACCGGTGAGGCCGAGGCCGCGGCCGCCCAGGCCAAGGGTCTCGCGGCAGCGGAGTCGACCCGGGCCCAGGGTCTCGCGGAGGCGGAGGCCATCCAGGCCCGCGCCGCCGCGCTCGCCGAGAACCAGGAGGCGGTCGTCGCCCAGCAACTCGCCGAGAACTGGCCCGAGATCGTGCAGGCGGGCGCGAGCGCGTTCGGCAACGTCGATCACATGGTGCTGCTGAACGGGGCCGACGGCATGTCGGACATGTTCGCCAAGGCGCTCACCATGGGCGGCACCGGCCTCGGCCTGGCACGCCAGTTGCTCTCGACGATGAACCCGGAGGGGAACGCGGCCAAGAACCCGGCGGCCGAGCTCAACGGGGTCGTGCCGCCGCGCACCGAGAGGGTGCCCGTGGAGAAGGACGAGAGGTGA
- a CDS encoding type II toxin-antitoxin system PemK/MazF family toxin, producing MTAFTEDDVPGRYGPSATTEAEPREVGPMKTEYSPAHDGDPDPGEIVWTWVPFEENDGRGKDRPVLVVAREAAGTLLAVQLSSKRHDGDREWVAIGSGPWDRTGRDSWVDVDRVLRLHEDGMRREACALDRMRFNSVVHRLRERYGWR from the coding sequence GTGACTGCCTTTACCGAAGACGACGTTCCCGGCCGCTACGGCCCCTCCGCGACCACCGAGGCCGAGCCCCGCGAGGTCGGCCCCATGAAGACCGAGTACTCCCCCGCGCACGACGGCGACCCCGATCCCGGCGAGATCGTGTGGACGTGGGTGCCCTTCGAGGAGAACGACGGCCGGGGCAAGGACCGCCCGGTGCTGGTCGTGGCCCGGGAGGCCGCGGGCACCCTGCTCGCCGTCCAGCTCTCCAGCAAGCGGCACGACGGCGACCGCGAGTGGGTCGCGATCGGCAGCGGACCGTGGGACCGGACCGGCCGGGACTCCTGGGTGGACGTGGACCGTGTGCTGCGGCTGCACGAGGACGGGATGCGCCGGGAGGCGTGCGCCCTGGACCGGATGCGGTTCAACTCCGTGGTGCACCGGCTGCGCGAGCGGTACGGGTGGCGCTGA
- a CDS encoding TIGR02452 family protein, with protein MSARLRAIARETEEIVAVGGYRGPSGGAVSIAASVRSARARTRLHGPEPVETPAVVPVGTSFEVTGESSLEAAHRLTTLGADPVAVLNYSSARNPGGGYLNGAQAQEEALCRASALYTCLLEARPFYDHHRAHRDAFYSDRVIHSPGVPVFRDDRGRLLDEPFPVGFLTSAAPNAGVVLRDSPQRAADLPGALASRAGRVLETAATHGYRRLVLGAWGCGVFRNDPARVAAAFRGLLVEGRFQGYFDHVVFGILDRTPGRTTHRAFERVFASELGGAAVTA; from the coding sequence ATGAGCGCGCGCCTGCGTGCGATCGCCCGGGAGACCGAGGAGATCGTGGCCGTCGGCGGTTACCGCGGCCCCTCCGGGGGCGCGGTGTCCATCGCGGCCTCCGTCCGGAGCGCACGGGCCCGTACGCGCCTGCACGGCCCGGAGCCGGTGGAGACACCGGCGGTCGTCCCGGTCGGCACCTCCTTCGAGGTCACGGGCGAGAGCAGCCTGGAAGCGGCCCACCGGCTCACCACCCTCGGCGCGGACCCGGTCGCCGTACTGAACTACTCCTCGGCGCGCAATCCCGGCGGGGGCTATCTGAACGGCGCACAGGCCCAGGAGGAGGCCCTGTGCCGGGCCTCCGCGCTGTACACCTGCCTGCTGGAGGCCCGGCCGTTCTACGACCACCACCGCGCCCACCGTGACGCGTTCTACTCGGACCGTGTCATCCACTCGCCCGGCGTGCCCGTCTTCCGGGACGACCGCGGACGGCTCCTCGACGAGCCGTTCCCGGTCGGATTCCTGACCTCGGCGGCCCCCAACGCGGGCGTCGTCCTGCGCGACAGCCCGCAGCGCGCGGCCGACCTGCCGGGCGCTCTGGCGAGCCGCGCCGGACGCGTCCTGGAGACCGCGGCCACCCACGGCTACCGCCGCCTGGTCCTCGGCGCCTGGGGCTGCGGGGTGTTCCGGAACGACCCGGCGCGGGTGGCGGCGGCCTTCCGCGGGCTGTTGGTCGAGGGCCGCTTCCAGGGGTACTTCGATCACGTGGTGTTCGGGATCCTGGACCGCACGCCCGGCCGGACGACCCACCGCGCGTTCGAGCGGGTGTTCGCATCCGAGCTCGGCGGCGCGGCCGTCACCGCGTGA
- the egtA gene encoding ergothioneine biosynthesis glutamate--cysteine ligase EgtA has translation MSDSVSDCTERRRSTVTEAEVEALVRGICFKTGPPRLLGVEVEWLVHELRRPRLPVPPERLEAAYAALRTLSLRSALTVEPGGQLELSSVPATSLMECVGSVSADLDAVRATLREAGLGLSGYGQDPWNPPSRFLHEPRYDAMERYLDRAGPEGRAMMCTSASVQVCLDAGYEEPGPLGHGRRWWLAHQLGAVLVAAFAHSPMARGRHTGWRSTRQSLWASMDPGRSDAPALDGDPRAAWARRVLDAPVMCVRAPAAPWDVPEGLTFRDWTRSGAPPDRADLDYHLTTLFPPVRPRGHLELRMIDAQPGDNGWIVPLAVAAALFDDPEAAEVAYRTVKPLSERAGPAPAPRNPLWRDAARFGLADPELREAAAICFAAASEALPRLGATTAVLDAVAEFTDRYVARGRCPADDLVGGVRSQHDGRSGRRHGGRPHGRSDGKDISS, from the coding sequence ATGTCCGATTCGGTGAGTGACTGTACGGAGCGACGACGCTCCACCGTCACCGAGGCCGAGGTGGAGGCACTGGTCCGCGGCATCTGCTTCAAGACCGGTCCGCCCCGCCTCCTCGGTGTCGAGGTCGAATGGCTCGTCCACGAGCTGCGCAGGCCGCGGCTTCCCGTACCACCTGAACGACTCGAAGCGGCTTACGCCGCACTGCGGACCCTGTCCCTGCGTTCGGCGCTCACCGTCGAACCCGGTGGACAGCTGGAGCTCAGCTCCGTTCCCGCCACCTCCCTGATGGAGTGCGTGGGGTCCGTCTCGGCCGACCTGGACGCCGTACGCGCCACCTTGCGCGAGGCGGGCCTCGGCCTCAGTGGTTACGGCCAGGATCCCTGGAACCCCCCGAGCCGCTTTCTCCATGAGCCCAGGTACGACGCCATGGAGCGCTACCTCGACCGCGCGGGGCCCGAGGGCCGCGCCATGATGTGCACGTCGGCCTCGGTCCAGGTGTGCCTGGACGCCGGGTACGAGGAACCGGGCCCGCTCGGGCACGGGCGCCGCTGGTGGCTGGCCCACCAGCTCGGCGCGGTCCTGGTGGCCGCGTTCGCGCACTCCCCGATGGCCCGGGGGCGGCACACCGGCTGGCGGTCCACGCGGCAGTCGCTGTGGGCGTCCATGGACCCCGGCCGCAGCGACGCGCCGGCCCTGGACGGCGATCCCCGGGCCGCCTGGGCCCGGCGGGTACTGGACGCGCCGGTGATGTGCGTACGGGCGCCCGCGGCCCCCTGGGACGTCCCGGAGGGTCTGACTTTCCGTGACTGGACCCGGTCCGGCGCGCCACCGGACCGGGCGGACCTCGACTACCACCTGACGACGCTGTTCCCGCCGGTGCGGCCGCGCGGTCATCTGGAACTCCGCATGATCGACGCGCAGCCGGGCGACAACGGCTGGATCGTGCCCCTCGCGGTGGCGGCGGCGCTCTTCGACGACCCGGAGGCCGCCGAGGTGGCCTACCGGACGGTGAAGCCCCTCTCGGAGCGGGCGGGCCCCGCTCCGGCGCCGCGCAACCCGCTGTGGCGGGACGCCGCGCGGTTCGGCCTCGCCGATCCGGAGCTGCGCGAGGCCGCGGCGATCTGTTTCGCGGCGGCCTCCGAGGCACTGCCCCGACTCGGTGCCACCACCGCGGTACTCGACGCGGTGGCGGAGTTCACCGACCGCTATGTGGCACGGGGCCGCTGCCCCGCCGACGACCTGGTCGGCGGGGTCCGTTCGCAGCACGACGGTCGATCCGGGCGCCGCCACGGCGGCCGCCCGCACGGTCGGTCCGACGGGAAGGACATCAGCTCATGA
- the egtB gene encoding ergothioneine biosynthesis protein EgtB — protein sequence MTGTTASGPLTDPESLRQRALEALTTARDRTALLTSCVEDPDLTAQHSPLMSPLVWDLAHIGNQEELWLLREVAGREAMRPEIDGLYDAFEHPRAARPSLPLLPPAEARTYAAEVRGRALDVLESAAFRGTRLTESGFAFGMIAQHEQQHDETMLITHQLRRGPAALTAPDPAPAPPFAGPSEVLVPGGPFVMGTSTEPWALDNERPAHRRTVPSFFIDTIPVTNAAYQAFIEDGGYGEPRWWTPEGWDHIREHGIEAPEFWRHEGGQWLRRRFGVTEGVPPDEPVLHVCWYEADAYARWAGRRLPTEAEWEKAARHDPASGRSTRYPWGDEDPSPAHANLGQRHLRPAPAGSYPAGASPLGVRQLIGDVWEWTSSDLEPYPGFVAFPYREYSEVFFGPEYKVLRGGSFAVDQVACRGTFRNWDYPIRRQIFSGFRTARDGDS from the coding sequence ATGACCGGCACGACCGCTTCCGGTCCGCTCACGGATCCGGAGTCGCTGCGGCAGCGCGCGCTGGAGGCGCTGACCACCGCCCGCGACCGCACCGCCCTCCTCACCTCGTGCGTGGAGGACCCCGATCTGACCGCGCAGCACTCGCCGTTGATGTCCCCGCTGGTGTGGGACCTCGCGCACATCGGCAACCAGGAGGAGCTGTGGCTGCTGCGGGAGGTCGCGGGGCGTGAGGCGATGCGGCCCGAGATCGACGGGCTCTACGACGCCTTCGAGCACCCCCGTGCCGCGCGGCCCTCGCTGCCGCTGCTGCCGCCCGCCGAGGCCCGTACGTACGCGGCCGAGGTACGCGGCCGGGCGCTGGACGTCCTGGAGAGCGCCGCGTTCCGGGGCACCCGGCTGACCGAGTCGGGATTCGCCTTCGGCATGATCGCGCAGCACGAACAGCAGCACGACGAGACCATGCTGATCACCCATCAGTTGCGCCGGGGACCGGCCGCCCTCACGGCGCCCGACCCCGCGCCCGCTCCGCCGTTCGCCGGACCCTCCGAAGTCCTGGTGCCCGGGGGCCCGTTCGTGATGGGCACCTCCACCGAGCCGTGGGCGCTGGACAACGAACGCCCCGCGCACCGGCGTACGGTCCCGTCGTTCTTCATCGACACCATTCCCGTCACCAACGCCGCGTACCAGGCGTTCATCGAGGACGGCGGCTACGGCGAGCCGCGCTGGTGGACCCCCGAGGGCTGGGACCACATCCGCGAACACGGCATCGAGGCACCGGAGTTCTGGCGGCACGAGGGCGGACAGTGGCTGCGGCGCCGCTTCGGTGTCACCGAGGGCGTGCCGCCGGACGAGCCGGTCCTGCACGTGTGCTGGTACGAGGCCGACGCGTACGCGCGCTGGGCGGGGCGGCGGCTGCCCACCGAGGCGGAGTGGGAGAAGGCGGCCCGCCACGACCCGGCGTCCGGCCGCTCCACACGCTACCCGTGGGGTGACGAGGACCCCTCCCCCGCGCACGCCAACCTGGGCCAGCGCCATCTGCGCCCGGCTCCGGCGGGAAGCTATCCGGCGGGCGCCTCGCCGCTCGGCGTACGGCAGTTGATCGGCGACGTGTGGGAGTGGACGTCGAGTGATCTGGAGCCCTACCCGGGATTCGTCGCCTTCCCCTACCGGGAGTACTCGGAGGTGTTCTTCGGCCCGGAGTACAAGGTGTTGCGCGGCGGTTCGTTCGCGGTGGACCAGGTGGCCTGCCGGGGCACGTTCCGCAACTGGGACTACCCGATCCGGCGGCAGATCTTCTCCGGGTTCCGCACGGCCCGCGACGGGGATTCCTGA
- the egtC gene encoding ergothioneine biosynthesis protein EgtC, translating to MCRHLAFLGGEERLGAVLVEPEHSLFRQSWAPRRQRHGTVNADGFGVGWYAEGDPVPARYRRTGPVWGDQSFADLARVVGTRALLAAVRDATVAGADGEAAAAPFTAGPWLFSHNGAVAGWPDTLAPLVSGLPAAELLSLEARCDAAFVWALVLRRLRAGDEEGQALADTVLEVAEAAPGSRLNLLLTNGGTITATAWGDTLWYLLDPGARTLVASEPHDDDPRWREVPDRTLLTANRTEVLLTPLKDMSDDMASAQRKEPRT from the coding sequence ATGTGCCGTCATCTCGCTTTCCTGGGAGGCGAGGAGAGGCTCGGCGCGGTCCTCGTGGAGCCGGAGCACAGCCTGTTCCGGCAGTCGTGGGCGCCCAGGAGGCAGCGGCACGGGACGGTCAACGCCGATGGCTTCGGGGTGGGCTGGTACGCCGAGGGCGACCCGGTCCCGGCCCGCTACCGGCGCACCGGCCCCGTCTGGGGCGACCAGTCGTTCGCGGACCTGGCCCGGGTGGTCGGGACGCGGGCGCTGCTCGCCGCGGTGCGGGACGCGACCGTGGCGGGCGCGGACGGGGAGGCCGCGGCGGCGCCGTTCACCGCGGGCCCCTGGCTGTTCAGCCACAACGGCGCGGTCGCCGGCTGGCCGGACACGCTCGCCCCGCTCGTATCGGGCCTGCCCGCCGCCGAGTTGCTGTCGCTGGAGGCCCGGTGCGACGCGGCGTTCGTGTGGGCGCTCGTCCTGCGCCGGCTGCGCGCCGGTGACGAGGAGGGCCAGGCGCTGGCCGACACGGTCCTGGAGGTCGCCGAGGCGGCCCCCGGGTCCCGGCTCAACCTGCTGCTCACCAACGGCGGGACGATCACCGCGACCGCCTGGGGCGACACCCTCTGGTACCTCCTCGATCCGGGCGCTCGCACCCTCGTGGCCTCCGAGCCGCACGACGACGACCCGCGCTGGAGGGAGGTCCCCGACCGCACCCTCCTCACCGCGAACCGCACCGAGGTGCTGCTCACCCCGCTCAAGGACATGAGCGACGACATGGCATCCGCACAGCGCAAGGAGCCCCGTACGTGA
- the egtD gene encoding L-histidine N(alpha)-methyltransferase has translation MSPFLLTRTLPEDATDAALRADVLHGLGHQPKTLPPKWFYDALGSELFEKITELPEYYPTRAEREILLARSGEIAAASGARTLVELGSGSSEKTRHLLDALPDLHTYVPVDVSESALTQAGHALIAERPGLNVHALIADFTGGLSLPGTPGPRLVAFLGGTIGNLLPAERATFLASLRSLLAPGDTLLLGTDLVKAESVLVPAYDDAAGVTAEFNKNVLSVVDRELGADFDPDAFEHVALWDAEHEWIEMRLRSRIEQTVKIPALDLAVHFAEGEELRTEISAKFREDGVRGELATAGFGLAHWWTDAEGRFALSLSVAA, from the coding sequence GTGAGTCCGTTCCTGCTGACCCGCACCCTCCCCGAGGACGCCACGGACGCGGCCCTGCGCGCCGACGTCCTGCACGGCCTCGGACACCAGCCCAAGACGCTGCCGCCGAAGTGGTTCTACGACGCCCTCGGCAGCGAGCTCTTCGAGAAGATCACCGAACTCCCGGAGTACTACCCGACCCGCGCCGAACGCGAGATCCTGCTCGCGCGGTCCGGGGAGATCGCCGCGGCGAGCGGGGCGCGCACCCTCGTCGAGCTCGGTTCCGGCTCGTCGGAGAAGACCCGCCATCTGCTGGACGCGTTGCCCGACCTGCACACCTACGTTCCTGTCGATGTCAGCGAGAGCGCGCTGACCCAGGCCGGGCACGCGCTGATCGCCGAGCGGCCGGGCCTGAACGTGCACGCGCTGATCGCCGACTTCACCGGCGGTCTCTCGCTCCCGGGCACCCCCGGGCCTCGGCTCGTGGCCTTCCTCGGCGGCACCATCGGCAATCTGCTGCCCGCCGAACGCGCGACGTTCCTGGCATCCCTGCGGTCGCTGCTGGCGCCCGGCGACACCCTGCTGCTCGGGACCGACCTGGTCAAGGCCGAGTCGGTCCTCGTGCCCGCCTACGACGACGCGGCCGGGGTGACGGCCGAGTTCAACAAGAACGTGCTCAGTGTCGTCGACCGTGAACTCGGCGCCGACTTCGACCCCGACGCGTTCGAGCATGTCGCGCTCTGGGACGCCGAGCACGAGTGGATCGAGATGCGGCTGCGGTCGCGGATCGAGCAGACCGTGAAGATCCCGGCCCTCGACCTGGCCGTCCACTTCGCGGAGGGCGAGGAGCTGCGGACCGAGATCTCGGCGAAGTTCCGCGAGGACGGCGTCCGCGGTGAACTGGCCACGGCCGGCTTCGGCCTGGCCCACTGGTGGACGGACGCGGAGGGCCGCTTCGCCCTGTCGCTGAGCGTGGCCGCGTAG
- a CDS encoding SpoIIE family protein phosphatase, with product MDMKNAGSPGHGRLPDPVTAATAVVDARGIVTGWSTGAQRLLGYASEDVLGRPAAGLLGRGAGSPVDFSSAREEWRGTPPLRHRDGHDVEAEVRAYPSLDREGGAQWIVLATPSRQGPPRPPPRPYEAGASTEEAFAQCHLPVMIYDVELRAVRGSAGAVRALALTERQMRGRRVTDILPPHMCTKVEEGMRRVFDTGRPEQFEVRGRPHPEAHGRYWAVTVSPVRNTAGDVHQVQLIALDITELHLARERLALLNDVSAQVGSTLDVTHTAQEMADLAVGRLADFISVDLSDSLLRGFEPRPSGEGSIGLCRVAQQSVLPGVPESLVQPGDVDYYPASSPPARCLLTGRSSLHSTLDEAIGGWQAVDPERAAKVRSFGIHSIMVVPLRARGITLGVAVLVRHRRRHPFDDDDLLLAQEIAARTAVAVDNARRFTRERTTALALQRSLLPQRIADQDAVEVAHRYLPARSQAGLGGDWFDVIPLSGARVALVVGDVVGHGLRASATMGRLRTAVRTLADVDLPPDELLVHLDDLITRLRTEEGTTADSELDIVTDLIATCLYVVYDPVSRRCTAAAAGHPPPTVVTPDGTAAFVELSAGPPLGMGGLPFEAVEWEVPRGSLLALYTDGLIEAAEHDLDKGMALLLQRLEQPAHSLGAMCDDLVQTLLPAQPSDDVALLLARTRALEPGRVATWDLSSDPAAVAGARGEVSRRLADWGLDEAAFTTELIVSELVTNAIRYGGPPVQLRLIRGTALICEVTDSSSTAPHLRRARMLDEGGRGLMLVAQLADRWGTRHLPGGKAIWAEIGVPDGQP from the coding sequence ATGGACATGAAGAACGCCGGCTCCCCCGGACACGGCCGCCTTCCGGATCCGGTCACCGCGGCCACGGCAGTCGTCGACGCGCGCGGGATCGTGACGGGGTGGAGCACCGGCGCCCAGCGGCTCCTCGGGTACGCGTCCGAGGACGTCCTCGGACGTCCGGCGGCCGGCCTGCTCGGCCGCGGTGCCGGCTCCCCGGTCGATTTCTCGTCGGCCCGCGAGGAGTGGCGGGGAACCCCGCCGCTGCGACACCGGGACGGCCATGACGTGGAGGCCGAGGTCCGGGCGTACCCGTCACTGGACCGCGAGGGCGGCGCGCAGTGGATCGTCCTCGCCACGCCGTCACGACAGGGGCCTCCGCGTCCGCCGCCGCGTCCGTACGAGGCCGGGGCGTCGACAGAGGAGGCCTTCGCGCAGTGCCACCTGCCGGTGATGATCTACGACGTCGAGTTGCGGGCCGTACGCGGAAGCGCCGGCGCGGTCCGCGCGCTGGCCCTCACCGAGCGGCAGATGCGCGGCCGGCGCGTGACCGACATCCTGCCTCCCCATATGTGCACCAAGGTCGAAGAGGGGATGCGCAGGGTCTTCGACACGGGACGACCGGAACAGTTCGAGGTACGGGGCAGACCGCACCCCGAAGCCCACGGACGGTACTGGGCCGTCACCGTGTCCCCCGTCAGGAACACGGCGGGAGACGTGCACCAGGTCCAGCTCATCGCACTCGACATCACCGAACTGCATCTGGCCCGGGAGCGGCTCGCCCTGCTGAACGACGTGAGCGCACAGGTGGGCAGCACTCTGGACGTGACGCACACAGCCCAGGAGATGGCCGATCTGGCGGTGGGCCGGCTCGCCGATTTCATCAGCGTCGACCTGTCGGACTCACTGCTGCGCGGCTTCGAGCCCCGGCCCTCCGGCGAGGGTTCCATCGGTCTGTGCCGCGTCGCCCAGCAGTCCGTCCTGCCGGGGGTGCCCGAGTCGCTGGTCCAGCCCGGCGACGTGGACTACTACCCGGCGTCGTCACCCCCCGCCCGCTGCCTGCTCACCGGCCGTTCGTCACTGCACAGCACCCTGGACGAAGCCATCGGCGGCTGGCAGGCCGTGGACCCCGAGCGCGCCGCGAAGGTCCGCTCCTTCGGAATCCACTCGATCATGGTCGTCCCGCTGCGCGCCCGGGGCATCACGCTCGGGGTCGCCGTGCTCGTACGCCACCGGCGCCGGCATCCCTTCGACGACGACGATCTGCTGCTCGCGCAGGAGATCGCCGCTCGCACGGCGGTCGCCGTGGACAACGCCCGCCGCTTCACCCGCGAACGGACCACCGCCCTGGCCCTGCAGCGAAGTCTGCTCCCTCAGCGGATCGCGGACCAGGATGCCGTGGAAGTGGCTCACCGCTACCTCCCGGCCCGCTCCCAGGCCGGGCTGGGCGGCGACTGGTTCGACGTGATCCCCCTGTCGGGTGCCCGGGTCGCCCTGGTCGTCGGAGACGTCGTCGGCCACGGTCTGCGCGCCTCCGCCACCATGGGGCGCCTGCGGACCGCCGTGCGCACACTGGCCGATGTCGACCTGCCTCCCGACGAGCTTCTCGTCCACCTCGACGACCTGATCACCCGTCTCAGGACGGAGGAGGGGACCACCGCGGACTCGGAGCTCGACATCGTCACCGATCTGATCGCAACCTGTCTGTACGTGGTCTACGACCCGGTGTCGCGCCGCTGCACCGCGGCCGCCGCGGGCCATCCGCCACCCACGGTGGTGACACCCGACGGCACGGCCGCGTTCGTCGAGCTGTCCGCCGGACCGCCGCTGGGGATGGGCGGGCTCCCCTTCGAGGCCGTCGAGTGGGAAGTCCCCCGAGGCAGCCTCCTGGCGCTCTACACGGACGGCCTCATCGAGGCCGCCGAACACGACCTCGACAAGGGCATGGCACTGCTGCTCCAACGCCTGGAGCAACCCGCGCACTCCCTGGGCGCGATGTGCGACGACCTGGTCCAGACCCTGCTCCCCGCTCAGCCGTCGGACGACGTCGCCCTCCTCCTCGCGCGGACCCGGGCCCTCGAACCGGGCCGGGTCGCCACCTGGGACCTGTCCTCCGATCCGGCGGCCGTGGCGGGCGCGCGTGGCGAGGTCTCCCGGCGCCTGGCCGACTGGGGACTCGACGAGGCCGCCTTCACCACCGAGTTGATCGTGAGCGAGCTGGTCACCAACGCGATCCGCTACGGCGGCCCTCCCGTCCAGTTGCGCCTGATCCGCGGCACCGCGCTCATCTGCGAGGTCACCGACAGCAGCAGCACCGCCCCGCATCTGCGCAGGGCCCGCATGCTCGACGAAGGCGGGCGCGGCCTGATGCTCGTGGCGCAGCTGGCCGACCGCTGGGGCACGCGGCACCTGCCCGGGGGCAAGGCGATCTGGGCAGAGATCGGGGTCCCGGACGGGCAGCCGTAG
- a CDS encoding universal stress protein has protein sequence MVQRVLDAGLDTVEQAAALAESQAPGIRVTSVVSRDVAVPALLGEAGDHGRTVVGTRGAGGFSALLLGSVGLRVAACATAPVVVVRGTPSHVTTGVVLVAVRDERDLDVMRFAAETADRHKASLRVLSAYTHYQYAGSMVPVLGDLTDVAEERASSVTRLIGPVRDEFPGLTVTGDLVRAHSPAGALVDASAHADLVVVGARRPAHALGTPLGRVVHAVLHHAHCPVAVFPDGERHRFDD, from the coding sequence GTGGTCCAGCGGGTGCTCGACGCCGGTCTGGACACCGTGGAGCAGGCGGCTGCACTGGCGGAGTCGCAGGCTCCCGGGATCCGGGTCACCTCCGTGGTCAGCCGGGACGTCGCTGTCCCGGCGCTGCTGGGCGAAGCGGGCGACCATGGCCGGACGGTCGTGGGTACCCGTGGAGCCGGAGGGTTTTCGGCGCTCCTGCTCGGCTCGGTGGGGCTCCGGGTCGCCGCTTGCGCGACCGCTCCTGTCGTCGTGGTCCGCGGCACACCCAGTCATGTCACCACTGGCGTCGTGCTGGTCGCCGTACGCGACGAGCGCGACCTCGACGTGATGCGGTTCGCGGCGGAGACCGCGGACCGCCACAAGGCCTCGTTGCGGGTGCTGAGCGCCTACACCCACTACCAGTACGCCGGGAGCATGGTGCCGGTGCTCGGCGACCTCACGGACGTCGCCGAGGAGCGGGCGAGTTCCGTCACCCGCCTGATCGGGCCCGTGCGGGACGAATTTCCCGGCCTGACGGTCACCGGTGACCTGGTGCGAGCCCATTCCCCGGCCGGTGCCCTCGTTGACGCGTCCGCCCACGCGGACCTGGTAGTCGTCGGTGCCCGTCGGCCGGCACATGCGCTCGGCACACCGCTGGGGCGCGTCGTCCACGCCGTGCTGCACCACGCGCACTGCCCCGTGGCAGTGTTCCCCGACGGCGAGCGTCACCGTTTTGATGACTGA